In one window of Cellulophaga sp. HaHa_2_95 DNA:
- a CDS encoding MGMT family protein — MEEESKNFFHKVHQVAKLIPYGRVTFYGAIAKYLGAARSARMVGWAMNASHNLEDVPAHRVVNKQGLLTGKHHFDGTNLMQQLLESEGVEVVENQIQNLDTLFWDPFLELDTEL; from the coding sequence ATGGAAGAAGAATCTAAAAATTTCTTTCACAAAGTACATCAAGTGGCTAAGTTAATACCTTATGGCCGCGTAACTTTTTACGGGGCTATTGCAAAATATTTAGGTGCAGCAAGAAGTGCAAGAATGGTAGGTTGGGCCATGAATGCGTCTCATAATTTAGAAGATGTTCCGGCGCACAGGGTGGTCAATAAACAAGGGTTATTAACTGGGAAACACCATTTTGATGGCACCAATCTCATGCAGCAACTTTTAGAGAGTGAAGGCGTTGAGGTGGTAGAAAATCAGATTCAGAATCTGGACACGCTTTTTTGGGATCCTTTTCTAGAGTTAGATACAGAGCTGTAA
- a CDS encoding Mrp/NBP35 family ATP-binding protein → MKLEKKDVLKALEQITVPGEGKNMVESGAVKNIQIFGDEVEVDITIANPSLQARKKTEVEILKIIHKEVYEKAKIKINVKVEAPAAADKPKTNEIKGKPLPGIKNIIAVASGKGGVGKSTVTANLAVTLAKMGFKVGLLDADIYGPSMPIMFDVAMEKPLAVTIEGKSKMKPVESYGVKLLSIGFFTQPNQAVIWRGPMASKALNQMIFDAHWGEIDFMLIDLPPGTGDIHLSIMQAMPVTGAVVVSTPQEVALADARKGVAMFQQDSINVPVLGIVENMAYFTPEEMPDNKYYIFGKEGAKHLSEDLKVPFLGEIPLVQSIREAGDVGRPAAMQVGTPIANAFEEITKNVVQEVVNRNEELPPTEAIKITTMAGCSPVKKK, encoded by the coding sequence ATGAAATTAGAAAAAAAAGATGTTCTTAAAGCTTTAGAACAAATTACAGTACCAGGAGAAGGTAAGAACATGGTAGAAAGCGGTGCTGTAAAAAATATTCAGATTTTTGGTGATGAGGTTGAAGTAGATATTACTATTGCAAACCCAAGTCTTCAAGCAAGAAAGAAAACCGAAGTAGAGATTTTAAAAATCATCCATAAAGAGGTTTACGAAAAAGCAAAAATAAAGATTAACGTTAAAGTTGAAGCTCCTGCTGCTGCAGATAAGCCTAAGACTAACGAAATAAAAGGGAAGCCACTTCCTGGAATAAAAAATATTATTGCCGTAGCATCAGGTAAAGGTGGTGTAGGGAAATCTACCGTAACTGCAAATTTAGCAGTAACCTTAGCAAAAATGGGCTTTAAAGTTGGCTTATTGGACGCGGATATTTATGGGCCATCAATGCCTATTATGTTTGATGTTGCTATGGAGAAACCTTTGGCGGTAACCATAGAAGGAAAATCTAAAATGAAACCGGTAGAGAGTTACGGCGTTAAGCTTCTTTCTATTGGCTTTTTTACCCAACCTAACCAAGCGGTAATTTGGAGAGGGCCAATGGCTTCTAAGGCATTAAATCAAATGATTTTTGATGCACACTGGGGAGAAATAGATTTTATGTTGATAGATTTACCTCCAGGAACTGGAGATATACATTTAAGTATTATGCAAGCCATGCCAGTAACCGGTGCTGTTGTAGTGAGTACTCCGCAAGAGGTAGCTTTAGCAGATGCTCGTAAAGGTGTTGCTATGTTTCAACAAGACTCTATTAACGTACCTGTATTAGGTATCGTTGAAAATATGGCGTATTTTACTCCAGAAGAGATGCCAGATAATAAATATTACATCTTTGGAAAAGAAGGTGCTAAGCATTTATCTGAAGACTTAAAAGTGCCTTTCTTAGGAGAGATTCCTTTGGTACAAAGTATACGTGAAGCGGGAGATGTAGGTAGGCCAGCAGCAATGCAAGTAGGTACGCCTATAGCAAATGCTTTTGAAGAAATTACTAAAAACGTGGTACAAGAAGTGGTAAATAGAAATGAAGAGTTACCACCTACAGAGGCAATTAAAATAACGACTATGGCGGGGTGCTCGCCAGTAAAAAAGAAATAA
- a CDS encoding NifU family protein, with translation MTSEEVKLNVEKALEEIRPFLQSDGGDISLISIDNDTSVKVRLEGACIGCSVNQMTLKSGVEMTIKKYAPQIEEVINVA, from the coding sequence ATGACATCAGAAGAAGTAAAATTAAATGTAGAAAAAGCGCTAGAAGAAATTAGGCCTTTTTTACAAAGTGATGGAGGTGATATTTCATTAATTTCTATAGATAACGATACTTCTGTAAAAGTTAGATTAGAAGGTGCGTGTATTGGGTGCTCTGTAAATCAAATGACTTTAAAAAGTGGTGTTGAAATGACCATAAAAAAGTACGCCCCTCAAATTGAAGAGGTGATCAATGTTGCTTAA
- a CDS encoding 2Fe-2S iron-sulfur cluster-binding protein, whose translation MADIKIKITDREGVTHEVDAPTDMNMNVMELVRAYELAPEGTIGVCGGMAMCASCQCYVLNDVALPEKSDDEDAMLAEAFYVKDNSRLGCQIHLSEDLEGLELELAPES comes from the coding sequence ATGGCCGATATAAAAATAAAAATCACAGACCGAGAAGGAGTAACGCATGAGGTAGATGCGCCAACAGATATGAATATGAATGTTATGGAATTGGTTCGTGCATATGAATTAGCTCCAGAAGGTACTATTGGTGTGTGTGGTGGTATGGCAATGTGCGCTTCTTGTCAATGTTACGTTTTAAATGATGTAGCATTGCCTGAAAAGTCTGATGATGAGGATGCTATGTTAGCAGAAGCATTTTATGTAAAAGATAACAGCCGTTTAGGATGTCAAATACACCTTTCTGAAGATTTAGAAGGGCTAGAATTAGAATTGGCTCCTGAGAGTTAA
- a CDS encoding ABC transporter ATP-binding protein has protein sequence MAEKKVSILTAFKTIIWPRRNLVFIGLLLIVISKAASFVAPMSLKYLMDDIIPNKDIHLLKILVGVVALAILVQAVTSFLLTKILSVQAQYLISELRAQVQKKVLSLPIRFFDNAKSGALVSRIMSDVEGVRNLIGTGLVQLVGGSITAIVALILLLKTSVSMTLFTLVPLAIFAIIALKAFKVIRPIFRNRGKINAEVKGRLTETLGGVRVIKGFNAEEQESKVFEEGVDKLFQNVKKSLTATAFMTSSSTFLLGIATTGIMGIGGYKIMMDQLTIGEFLTFTFLLGLMVAPIVQMSNVGSQLTEALAGLDRTEELMNMTPESDEEHRTIVLENIDGDIIFDDVSFAYEEDKDVLHNINFEVKSGNVVALVGSSGSGKSTIAGLAATFLNPASGKITIDGHDVSKVNLNSYRQNLGVVLQDEFLFEGTIRENILFPRPNASEEELQAAVEAAYVNEFTERFEKGLDTLIGERGVKLSGGQRQRIAIARAVLANPKILILDEATSNLDTESEALIQKSLASLTEGRTTFVIAHRLSTIRKANQILVIENGRIAEQGTHDDLIAKEGRYYNLFTYQARI, from the coding sequence ATGGCAGAAAAAAAAGTTAGCATTCTTACCGCATTCAAAACGATTATTTGGCCTAGAAGAAATCTTGTATTTATAGGGCTTTTATTAATTGTAATTAGTAAAGCTGCAAGTTTTGTTGCCCCTATGTCTCTTAAGTATTTAATGGATGATATTATTCCTAATAAGGATATTCACCTATTAAAAATATTAGTTGGCGTTGTAGCGCTAGCTATACTTGTACAAGCAGTAACCTCGTTTCTTCTAACAAAAATATTAAGTGTACAGGCGCAATATTTAATCTCAGAATTAAGAGCTCAAGTACAAAAAAAGGTACTTTCCTTACCCATTCGCTTTTTTGACAATGCAAAATCTGGCGCATTGGTTTCTAGAATTATGTCTGATGTTGAGGGGGTACGAAATCTAATAGGCACAGGTTTGGTACAATTGGTAGGCGGATCTATAACCGCTATAGTTGCATTAATTTTATTATTAAAAACTAGCGTTTCTATGACCTTATTTACATTAGTACCCTTAGCCATATTTGCGATTATAGCCTTAAAAGCTTTTAAAGTGATCAGACCTATATTTAGAAATAGAGGAAAAATCAATGCCGAAGTAAAAGGCAGATTAACAGAAACCTTAGGCGGTGTACGCGTCATTAAAGGGTTCAATGCTGAAGAACAAGAGAGCAAGGTTTTTGAAGAAGGAGTAGACAAATTATTTCAAAATGTAAAAAAGAGTTTAACAGCTACCGCATTCATGACTAGTTCCAGCACTTTCTTATTAGGTATTGCCACTACTGGAATTATGGGTATTGGCGGCTATAAAATTATGATGGACCAACTTACGATTGGTGAATTTTTAACTTTTACTTTTTTATTAGGGTTGATGGTAGCTCCGATTGTACAGATGAGTAATGTTGGGAGCCAACTAACCGAAGCTTTAGCTGGGCTAGACCGTACAGAAGAGTTAATGAATATGACACCAGAATCTGATGAAGAGCATAGAACTATCGTTTTAGAAAATATAGATGGAGATATTATATTTGATGATGTATCTTTTGCTTATGAAGAAGACAAAGATGTATTGCATAATATAAATTTTGAAGTGAAGTCTGGAAATGTTGTTGCCTTAGTGGGGAGTTCTGGCTCTGGAAAATCTACGATTGCAGGCTTAGCTGCTACCTTTCTAAATCCGGCATCAGGTAAAATTACCATTGATGGTCATGATGTTTCTAAAGTAAATTTAAATAGCTACCGACAGAATCTTGGTGTTGTTTTACAAGACGAATTCTTGTTTGAAGGCACCATTCGCGAGAATATCTTATTCCCTAGACCAAATGCTTCTGAGGAAGAATTGCAAGCTGCTGTTGAAGCTGCCTATGTAAATGAATTCACAGAACGATTCGAAAAAGGATTAGACACCTTAATAGGCGAACGTGGTGTAAAATTATCTGGAGGTCAGCGCCAGAGAATCGCCATTGCAAGAGCTGTTTTAGCTAATCCTAAAATTTTAATTTTAGATGAAGCTACTTCTAATCTAGATACAGAAAGTGAAGCTCTAATTCAAAAAAGTTTGGCTAGTTTGACCGAAGGAAGAACCACTTTTGTAATTGCCCACAGGTTAAGCACCATTAGAAAAGCAAATCAAATATTAGTCATTGAAAATGGCCGAATTGCCGAGCAAGGAACGCATGATGACTTAATTGCTAAAGAAGGGCGTTACTACAATTTATTTACTTATCAAGCTAGGATTTAA
- a CDS encoding acylase, with protein sequence MKNCLLLIFIMTLLSCSSESKNNAVADQYKDYVAHIEIIRDDFGVPHIYGKTDADAVFGLLYAQCEDDFNRVEQNYIWATGRLAEVEGEDALYSDLRAKLFMTEDEAKANYENSPVWLKKLCDAFADGINYYLETHPEVKPKLLTHFEPWMPMYFSEGSIGGDIERISSNKIKAFYESGMELPKLKQLELQKEEEMAEPQGSNGIAISGKLTQSGNPLLLINPHTSFFFRGEVHVVSEEGLNAYGAVTWGQFFVYQGFNEKTGWMHTSTYTDVMDEFKETILEVDDQLVYQYGEELRPVTVGEVILKYKVGDSIKEKNMPTYRTHHGPITHMVDGQWTASAMMWEPVKALEQSYIRTKQTGYKGFREMMDIRTNSSNNTVYADAEGNIAYFHGNFVPKRDTIYDYTQPVDGSNPKTDWQGLHTVDENILILNPENGWFQNCNSTPFTAALAFSPKKEEYPKYMSRDQENFRGVHAINLLTDRSGYTIDSLIQLAHDPYLPAFEKLISGLIEAYDKADKTKELGAPIEVLRSWNLKTAKESVAMTLAHYYGTMYGKIAIAPKGFSDMERLNYFGTDTPFEERLRVFKAVLEKLEEDFGTWNKPWGEVNRYQRLNGDIRQAFNDSLPSIPIGFASGRWGALAAYGVSYTNDTKKIYGTRGNSFVAVVEFGARVKAKSMLAGGQSGDPKSPHFDDQIARYAAMQFKDVAFYRDDVLKKAKETYKPGERK encoded by the coding sequence ATGAAAAATTGTCTTTTGCTAATTTTTATAATGACTTTACTAAGTTGTTCTTCCGAATCAAAAAATAACGCTGTAGCAGATCAATATAAGGACTATGTTGCCCATATAGAAATTATTAGAGATGATTTTGGAGTGCCTCATATTTATGGGAAAACCGATGCCGATGCGGTATTCGGACTTTTGTACGCACAATGTGAAGATGATTTTAATAGGGTGGAACAAAATTATATCTGGGCTACAGGCAGGTTGGCAGAGGTAGAAGGTGAAGATGCTTTGTATAGCGATTTGCGGGCTAAACTATTCATGACAGAAGACGAGGCGAAAGCAAATTATGAGAATAGCCCAGTATGGTTAAAGAAGTTATGTGATGCATTTGCTGATGGTATTAATTATTACTTAGAAACACACCCAGAAGTAAAACCAAAATTGCTTACCCATTTTGAACCTTGGATGCCAATGTATTTTAGTGAAGGCTCTATTGGTGGCGATATTGAACGGATATCTAGTAATAAGATAAAGGCTTTTTATGAAAGCGGAATGGAATTACCAAAACTTAAGCAACTAGAACTACAAAAGGAAGAAGAAATGGCAGAACCACAAGGCTCTAATGGAATCGCCATTTCAGGTAAACTAACGCAATCCGGAAATCCGTTGTTGCTAATCAACCCACATACCTCATTTTTCTTTAGAGGTGAAGTGCATGTAGTAAGTGAAGAAGGCTTAAATGCCTATGGAGCGGTAACTTGGGGTCAGTTTTTTGTGTATCAGGGCTTCAATGAAAAAACTGGATGGATGCATACTTCCACGTATACAGATGTGATGGATGAGTTTAAAGAAACTATTTTGGAGGTTGACGATCAATTGGTGTATCAATACGGTGAAGAATTACGGCCAGTAACGGTTGGAGAAGTCATTCTAAAATATAAAGTAGGAGATAGTATTAAAGAAAAGAACATGCCAACCTATAGAACACACCACGGGCCGATTACGCATATGGTAGATGGCCAGTGGACGGCTTCTGCAATGATGTGGGAACCTGTAAAAGCTTTAGAGCAATCTTATATCCGTACAAAACAGACGGGTTATAAAGGGTTTAGGGAAATGATGGATATAAGAACCAATTCATCTAATAATACTGTCTATGCGGATGCGGAAGGTAATATTGCGTATTTCCACGGTAATTTTGTCCCGAAGCGCGATACCATATATGATTATACGCAACCTGTTGATGGGAGTAACCCTAAAACAGATTGGCAAGGTTTGCATACTGTTGATGAAAATATTTTGATTTTAAATCCTGAGAACGGATGGTTTCAGAATTGTAATTCCACTCCTTTTACAGCAGCCTTAGCATTTAGCCCTAAAAAGGAGGAGTATCCAAAATATATGTCTAGAGATCAAGAGAATTTCAGAGGGGTTCATGCCATTAATTTACTGACTGATAGAAGTGGGTATACCATAGATAGTTTAATACAATTAGCACACGATCCCTATTTACCAGCGTTTGAAAAATTAATTTCAGGCTTGATAGAGGCATATGATAAGGCAGATAAAACCAAAGAATTAGGAGCTCCAATAGAAGTACTTAGATCTTGGAATTTAAAAACGGCTAAAGAATCTGTAGCCATGACTTTAGCACATTATTATGGCACTATGTATGGCAAAATAGCAATAGCACCCAAGGGTTTTAGTGATATGGAGCGCTTAAATTATTTTGGTACAGATACACCATTTGAAGAGCGATTAAGGGTTTTTAAAGCAGTACTAGAAAAATTAGAGGAAGATTTTGGCACCTGGAATAAGCCTTGGGGAGAAGTAAACAGGTATCAACGCTTAAACGGAGACATTCGTCAGGCTTTTAACGATAGTTTGCCAAGTATTCCTATAGGGTTTGCTTCGGGTAGGTGGGGCGCATTGGCAGCCTATGGAGTAAGTTATACCAATGATACTAAAAAAATCTACGGGACTAGAGGCAATAGTTTTGTGGCTGTGGTAGAGTTTGGAGCTAGAGTAAAAGCAAAAAGTATGTTGGCTGGTGGACAAAGTGGAGATCCTAAATCACCTCATTTTGATGATCAAATAGCACGCTATGCTGCGATGCAATTTAAAGACGTCGCTTTTTATAGAGATGATGTGTTGAAAAAAGCAAAGGAAACCTATAAGCCGGGAGAGCGAAAGTAG
- a CDS encoding ShlB/FhaC/HecB family hemolysin secretion/activation protein, protein MPVSNKKSTPYYLNPSQLVVFVIFIVLLNGCATFKMQESNDNKVNVTTDKKPVHTFYLAGGYGDYTITENKTAATLLKKQLSAADENSTLLFTGDNISATKNNWNTDQELVEEQIALTENFKGKTIFIPGVNEWKSYNTRDVEKVEKYLDEIDSDALKFFPRNACPIEQLVINDELDLILIDSKWFTGNWSRLENINKKCTDINTRMRFAEELEGYINDGQGKNIVIAMHQPIFSNGEFAGKKSLKSHMTPAPIVGTVVNTVLDLGAFSSDRLNARPYEFLRILVSSLAKASDRITVVSGHEESLQYLTGGGIHQIISGSLSQKSATKRGEDNLSTIGGTLDFEGKFTYGKSGFARLVYYDDGSSDVTFITEDDEEKNLAILPKIQKDTTSLVFPKNNAKTIKTTILKNPDAVDKSAFYTLLWGQRYRSYFTTPVTAKIAHLDTLYGGLKVLKEGGGHQSFSLRLADSNGKEYNMRSLRKNALKYLKFKIKGVAYNEEDYKNTLTEETISDFFTTAHPYMQLVINPLAKAISVNHSSPELFYIPKQRTLGDLNNEFGDELYFIEERPSDEQLNYKGYKRDIDEAGKIKDFESTTDMLEKIKEDESYTVDQKSYIRARIFDMLIGDWDRHQDQWRWVEYETTDGNKEFQPVPRDRDNAFPKFDGKALKVVKLFAPQSRMWQSYDADIQDVKWLNNNGNSLDRAILTKYDAEIWEEEAQFIQDNLTASTIDAAFNNLPEEVKDSTAIEIRDNLKLRLMTLKQDAKAYSKYLDKMVSLHGTEKDDKFEITRLPNGETKVVIKRILSDEENPIIFERTFNQKDTKELWIYGLGDDDIFEVTGEDNKSIFIRFIGGYGDDTFNIKNKKHLKVYDWKHETSIFEGENPKKQMTRIYDTNMYHWRYFEENTNMLVPNLGFRTDDGLYLGATNIYTNKGFNRGDFRQKHTIVANYYFGFKAIELGYYGVFANIFPKWNLEISAYHSTDRFSNNFFGVGNETTNLDDDLGRDFNRARVEKTRIDAGIAYHTLKIKGVYESFEVIEQNNRFFNSNNFTPELFDNQRYLGLETEAYYDNDDAKDFPTRSIMFGLNAGYKANLQINDNQFGYLKFKAGISHKLISSGDLVFNTKAEVHTTFGDTYFFYNMPSIGGNNGLRGFRDERFTGKTYFYETTDLRVRIKKYMTAVAPINLGAYGGFDYGRVWNSNESSNAWHTSQGLGVWASAYNFLTINVGYFNSVEGNMVQFKFGFDF, encoded by the coding sequence ATGCCAGTATCAAATAAAAAAAGTACCCCCTATTATTTAAATCCATCTCAATTAGTGGTTTTTGTAATTTTTATAGTGCTTTTAAATGGTTGTGCTACCTTTAAAATGCAAGAAAGCAATGACAATAAAGTAAATGTTACCACCGATAAAAAACCAGTACACACCTTTTATCTTGCAGGTGGTTATGGCGACTACACCATTACTGAAAATAAAACCGCCGCTACACTATTAAAAAAACAGTTGAGTGCTGCCGATGAAAATTCTACGCTTCTTTTTACAGGCGATAACATATCAGCCACTAAAAACAATTGGAATACCGATCAAGAGTTGGTTGAAGAACAAATTGCATTAACTGAAAATTTTAAAGGCAAAACTATTTTTATACCTGGTGTTAATGAATGGAAAAGCTACAACACGCGCGATGTTGAAAAGGTTGAAAAATATTTAGATGAAATAGATTCTGATGCTTTAAAATTCTTTCCCAGAAATGCTTGCCCTATTGAGCAATTAGTTATTAACGATGAACTCGATTTAATTTTAATCGACTCTAAATGGTTTACAGGCAATTGGTCTAGATTAGAAAATATAAATAAAAAATGCACCGATATCAATACGCGTATGCGTTTTGCTGAAGAATTAGAGGGTTACATTAATGATGGACAAGGCAAAAATATTGTGATTGCCATGCATCAGCCTATTTTTAGCAATGGGGAGTTTGCGGGTAAAAAATCGCTTAAATCACATATGACTCCCGCTCCTATCGTAGGTACCGTAGTAAATACCGTCCTAGATTTAGGTGCTTTTTCATCAGATCGTTTAAATGCAAGACCTTATGAATTTTTAAGGATACTGGTTAGCTCATTAGCCAAAGCATCGGATAGGATAACCGTTGTTTCTGGCCACGAAGAGAGTCTACAATACCTAACAGGAGGAGGAATTCATCAAATAATTAGCGGTTCATTGAGTCAAAAATCTGCTACAAAGCGAGGCGAAGACAACTTAAGTACCATTGGAGGCACTCTAGATTTTGAGGGTAAATTTACGTATGGTAAAAGTGGATTTGCCAGACTCGTATACTATGATGATGGCTCGTCTGACGTTACCTTTATTACTGAAGATGACGAAGAAAAAAACTTGGCAATATTACCTAAAATACAAAAGGACACTACTTCCTTGGTATTCCCAAAAAACAATGCAAAAACTATAAAAACTACTATTCTAAAAAACCCGGACGCTGTAGACAAATCAGCGTTTTATACTTTGTTATGGGGACAACGGTATCGCTCTTATTTTACCACGCCAGTTACCGCAAAAATTGCACATTTAGATACTCTTTACGGTGGATTAAAAGTGCTAAAAGAGGGTGGCGGACATCAGTCATTCTCCTTAAGGCTTGCAGATAGTAATGGCAAAGAATATAATATGCGATCCTTACGAAAAAATGCCTTAAAATATTTAAAATTTAAGATTAAAGGCGTTGCTTATAATGAAGAAGACTACAAAAATACCTTGACCGAAGAAACTATTTCAGATTTCTTTACCACGGCTCATCCCTACATGCAATTGGTGATTAATCCTTTAGCAAAAGCTATTTCAGTAAACCACTCAAGTCCAGAATTATTTTACATTCCAAAACAAAGAACTTTAGGAGATTTAAACAATGAGTTTGGAGATGAACTTTACTTTATAGAGGAAAGACCTTCCGATGAGCAATTAAATTACAAAGGATACAAACGAGATATTGATGAGGCCGGTAAAATTAAAGATTTTGAAAGCACGACAGATATGCTTGAAAAAATTAAAGAGGATGAATCCTACACGGTAGACCAAAAATCTTATATAAGGGCTCGTATTTTTGATATGCTGATTGGCGATTGGGATCGCCACCAAGACCAATGGAGATGGGTAGAATATGAAACAACCGATGGGAACAAAGAGTTTCAACCTGTTCCTAGAGATAGAGATAATGCATTTCCAAAATTTGACGGCAAAGCTTTGAAGGTCGTAAAACTTTTTGCCCCTCAGAGCCGCATGTGGCAATCCTATGATGCTGATATTCAAGATGTGAAATGGCTAAACAACAATGGAAACAGTTTAGATAGAGCCATTTTAACTAAATATGATGCTGAGATATGGGAAGAAGAAGCCCAATTTATCCAAGACAACTTAACAGCGTCTACAATTGATGCAGCATTTAACAATTTGCCAGAAGAAGTTAAAGATTCTACTGCTATAGAAATTAGAGACAACCTAAAATTGCGTCTAATGACCCTAAAGCAAGATGCCAAAGCTTACAGCAAGTACTTAGACAAAATGGTTTCATTACACGGTACTGAAAAAGATGATAAATTTGAAATTACAAGGTTACCAAACGGCGAAACAAAGGTTGTTATTAAAAGAATACTTTCTGATGAAGAAAATCCTATAATATTTGAGCGCACCTTTAATCAAAAAGACACTAAAGAGCTCTGGATATATGGCTTGGGTGATGATGATATTTTTGAAGTTACCGGAGAGGATAACAAATCTATTTTTATACGATTTATAGGTGGCTATGGTGATGACACCTTTAATATCAAAAATAAAAAGCATTTAAAAGTATATGATTGGAAACATGAAACTAGCATTTTTGAAGGTGAGAACCCTAAGAAACAAATGACGCGTATTTATGATACGAATATGTACCATTGGCGCTATTTTGAAGAAAACACCAATATGCTAGTTCCTAATCTGGGATTTAGAACAGATGACGGACTTTATCTAGGTGCCACAAACATATATACAAACAAAGGCTTTAATCGTGGCGATTTTAGACAAAAACATACCATTGTTGCTAATTACTACTTTGGTTTTAAAGCAATAGAATTAGGCTATTATGGCGTATTTGCTAATATATTTCCTAAGTGGAATCTAGAAATTAGTGCCTACCATTCCACAGATCGGTTTTCAAATAACTTTTTTGGAGTAGGAAATGAAACTACTAATTTAGATGATGACTTAGGTAGAGATTTTAACAGAGCTAGAGTAGAAAAGACAAGAATTGATGCAGGTATCGCATATCACACGCTAAAGATTAAGGGTGTTTATGAATCTTTTGAAGTCATTGAGCAAAACAACCGCTTCTTTAATTCCAATAATTTTACGCCAGAATTATTTGACAATCAAAGATATTTAGGACTAGAAACAGAAGCTTATTATGATAATGATGATGCCAAAGATTTCCCTACAAGATCTATCATGTTTGGACTAAATGCAGGGTATAAAGCTAACTTGCAAATAAATGATAATCAATTTGGGTACTTGAAATTTAAAGCTGGTATTTCTCATAAACTTATCTCCTCTGGGGATTTAGTGTTCAATACAAAAGCAGAAGTACATACCACTTTCGGAGATACCTACTTTTTCTATAACATGCCAAGTATAGGCGGTAATAACGGACTTAGAGGATTTAGAGACGAACGTTTCACTGGTAAAACTTACTTCTACGAAACAACAGATTTAAGAGTTAGAATTAAAAAGTACATGACGGCGGTTGCTCCTATAAATCTTGGTGCCTACGGCGGTTTTGATTACGGTAGAGTTTGGAATAGCAATGAAAGTTCTAACGCTTGGCATACCTCACAAGGTTTAGGTGTATGGGCAAGTGCTTATAATTTTTTAACTATAAATGTGGGATATTTTAATTCTGTTGAGGGCAACATGGTTCAGTTTAAATTTGGCTTTGATTTTTAG
- a CDS encoding PepSY-like domain-containing protein, with amino-acid sequence MRSCLLFLTLFISVTYMSCQYQDDTVPKAVKENFKAKYPKENDPDWVTDKNDNFEASFKKNGVHYRADFSPNGDWIETENNIDKKDLPEVIQDIIDSKYEAYKIVEIEEVTHYQKGFFYDVEITKDGEKQDVEFLKNGTIIN; translated from the coding sequence ATGAGAAGCTGTTTATTATTTTTGACTTTATTTATTTCGGTAACCTACATGAGTTGTCAATATCAGGATGATACTGTGCCAAAAGCGGTAAAAGAGAATTTTAAAGCAAAATATCCAAAAGAGAATGATCCGGATTGGGTAACTGATAAAAATGATAATTTTGAGGCTAGTTTTAAAAAGAATGGCGTTCATTATAGAGCAGATTTTAGCCCTAATGGGGATTGGATAGAAACCGAAAACAATATAGACAAGAAAGACTTGCCAGAGGTTATTCAGGATATCATAGATTCAAAATACGAAGCCTATAAAATTGTAGAGATAGAGGAGGTAACTCATTATCAAAAAGGATTCTTCTATGATGTTGAAATAACTAAAGACGGTGAGAAACAAGATGTAGAGTTTCTAAAAAATGGTACAATAATTAATTAG